The Brachyhypopomus gauderio isolate BG-103 unplaced genomic scaffold, BGAUD_0.2 sc138, whole genome shotgun sequence genome contains a region encoding:
- the il17rd gene encoding interleukin-17 receptor D codes for MARRVRLLQVITTLFLFFFHDAESAANAGKRGNLEKCGYKGVQSSSDENGRKLITFRNDNCSLNWNLWGKHAIHEVNNITFSHLACDNQAAVMVHWMASPLGIEHVKGFRVYLEDKNPEKKHCQHMILKDPRQLGFSFKNVRVSSQPFVGLAFDMDYMVRIVPFPTFMNDSFFPPSFLRTNSCEVLLGPDNLVCKPFWKPRTLNVSQIGSNLQVVFDPAPPAFGYNTYYLYYKLRQELHFRLKRCKPDLNSPKTTCVLQDVTPGTYTIELRDDTNNTRRQTQYHVSQVHSPWAGPIRAMAITAPLVILSAFATLFTVMCRKKQQENIYSHLDEESSESSSHTTALNTERPWPRPKVFICYSTKDCSKHLAVIQSFAFFLQDFCGCDVVLDLWEHLEICKEGQMAWLSRNIDEAHFLITVCSKGLKYFVEKRHRRGKAISKERNREEPAADVSSRDLFVVAAALIGEKLLEARQSSADLSRFMAVYFDYSRESDVPATLALAPRFKLMEQLPQLFSRLHWRQPGLPECEPQPPNVSKRNYFRSRSGRSLYVAICNMHQHVTQEPDWFERQLMPPAPAPPSGRRRDSGGLALNEVVLKRPRDSEQPIRNSTQVAPVFSLPGLVAGDVGESSAAALVTSVSTSQETMASPRPVCQADDSASPPEMPRDSGIYDSSVPSSEVSIPLMEDLSPDQADSSSLADSISSSSGLGDEEPPVGSSLHSTISTICKAELHHNLEQGEALEAPGSP; via the exons ACTGCTCTTTGAACTGGAACCTATGGGGGAAGCACGCTATTCATGAAGTGAACAACATCACCTTCAGCCACTTGGCCTGTGATAACCAGGCAGCTGTAATGGTCCATTGGATGGCAAGTCCACTTG GGATAGAACATGTGAAGGGCTTTCGAGTGTATCTGGAGGACAAGAACCCAGAAAAGAAGCACTGTCAACACATGATCCTGAAAGACCCTCGACAACTCGGCTTCTCCTTTAAGAACGTT AGAGTGAGCTCTCAGCCCTTCGTCGGTCTGGCCTTCGACATGGACTACATGGTCCGCATTGTTCCGTTCCCCACCTTCATGAACGACAGCTTCTTCCCACCTTCCTTCCTGCGTACCAACA GTTGTGAAGTGCTTCTTGGCCCGGACAACCTCGTCTGCAAACCAT TTTGGAAGCCCAGGACACTAAACGTCTCTCAGATCGGCTCGAACTTGCAAGTTGTGTTCGATCCTGCTCCTCCAGCGTTTGGCTACAACACCTACTACCTCTACTACAAGCTGCGCCAGGAGCTCCATTTCAGACTGAAGCGCTGCAAACCG GATCTCAACAGTCCAAAAACAACATGTGTTCTGCAAGACGTCACCCCAGGAACGTATACAATAGAG CTCCGCGACGACACCAACAACACTAGGAGACAGACGCAGTACCACGTCAGCCAAG TGCACTCCCCTTGGGCCGGTCCCATCCGCGCCATGGCCATCACTGCGCCCCTGGTCATCCTGTCCGCCTTCGCCACCCTCTTCACCGTCATGTGCCGCAAGAAACAGCAAG AGAACATTTACTCCCACCTGGATGAAGAGAGCTCCGAGTCGTCGTCTCACACCACCGCTCTGAACACGGAGAGGCCCTGGCCGCGGCCCAAAGTCTTCATCTGCTACTCCACGAAGGACTGCTCCAAACATCTCGCCGTCATCCAGAGTTTTGCCTTCTTCCTGCAAGACTTCTGTGGCTGCGAT GTGGTGTTAGATCTTTGGGAGCATCTGGAGATTTGCAAGGAAGGACAGATGGCCTGGCTGAGCCGGAACATCGACGAGGCTCACTTCCTCATCACCGTGTGCTCCAAGGGCCTCAAGTACTTTGTGGAGAAGAGGCATCGGAGAGGCAAGGCCATCTCCAAGGAGAGGAacagggaggagcctgcggccGACGTGAGCAGCAGGGACCTGTTCGTGGTGGCGGCCGCCCTGATCGGCGAGAAGCTGCTCGAGGCGCGCCAGAGCTCGGCCGACCTCTCGCGCTTCATGGCCGTGTACTTCGACTACTCGCGCGAGAGTGACGTGCCCGCCACGCTCGCCCTGGCCCCGCGCTTCAAGCTGATGGAGCAGCTGCCACAACTGTTCTCGCGCCTCCACTGGCGCCAACCGGGCCTCCCCGAGTGCGAGCCGCAGCCGCCCAACGTCAGCAAGCGCAACTACTTCCGCAGCAGGTCGGGACGCTCGCTCTACGTGGCCATCTGTAACATGCACCAGCACGTCACCCAGGAGCCCGACTGGTTTGAGCGCCAGCTCATGCCGCCGGCCCCGGCCCCGCCCTCCGGCCGCAGGCGCGACTCGGGGGGCCTCGCGCTCAACGAGGTGGTGCTGAAACGACCCCGCGACAGCGAGCAGCCAATCAGGAACAGTACGCAGGTCGCACCTGTCTTCTCGCTTCCTGGGCTGGTGGCGGGCGACGTGGGGGAGAGTTCGGCGGCTGCGCTGGTGACATCTGTGTCCACGAGCCAGGAGACGATGGCCTCGCCAAGGCCTGTGTGTCAGGCTGACGACTCTGCGAGTCCTCCAGAAATGCCCAGAGACTCTGGTATCTATGACTCGTCAGTGCCCTCCTCAGAGGTGTCTATCCCGCTGATGGAGGACCTGTCTCCAGACCAGGCCGACTCCTCGTCCTTGGCCGACAGCATATCTTCATCCTCTGGGCTAG GTGATGAGGAGCCCCCTGTCGGCAGCTCGCTACACagcaccatctccaccatctgcAAAGCAGAGCTTCATCACAACCTGGAACAGGGTGAGGCGCTCGAAGCACCAGGCTCCCCCTAG